CAGAACTACGCGGAGCCGGTCAATGCCGATAAGACGATCTACAACGGCGCTATCCCAGGTATGCTTCGGGTACTTGACCCGCACTCGAATTTCTTTGACCCCAAATCCTACTCGCAGTTGCGGGAAGAACAGCGCGGCAAGTACTACGGCGTGGGAATGCAGGTCGGTCCGAGGAACAGCAAGGTCATCGTGATCGCGCCTTTTGCGGGTGCACCGGCGTACCGCGCCGGTATACGTCCTGGCGACATCATCATCGCCGTCGACGGCAAGCCGACGGACAACATGACGACCAGCGATGTTGCTGACCTGCTCAAGGGACCGAAGGGAACAACGGTTAAAATCGGCATCTTGCGCGAAGGCACGGATAAGCCGATGGAGTTCGCCGTCATCCGCGACGAAATCCCCCGCTACTCGGTTGATCTGCATTTCCTGATCCGCCCGGGCATCGGCTACATCCATGTGTCCGGTTTCCAGGAGACGACCGAGCAGGAAGTGTCTCAGGCGCTGGATGAGATGGGCGACGTCAAGGGCCTCATTCTCGATCTCCGACAGAACCCCGGCGGATTGCTGAGCGAGGGCGTAGGCGTGGCCGACAAGTTCTTGAAGAAGGGCGCGGTCATCGTTTCCCACCACGGACGCTCCAGTCCGGAGAAGATCTATCGCGCGGCTCACGGTAACGGTGGACGTGATTTTCCTCTCGTCGTACTGGTGAACCGGGGTACGGCTTCTGCGGCAGAGATCGTTGCGGGCGCTATCCAGGACCATGATCGTGGGTTGATCGCGGGCGAAGCGACGTTCGGCAAGGGCCTCGTGCAGACCGTGTATCCGCTCTCCGAGAACACCGGTCTGGCGTTGACCACGGCGAAGTATTACACGCCAAGTGGTCGACTGATACAGCGCGAGTACACGGGCGTCTCGCTCTACGACTATTACTACAACCGTGAAGACGAGAAGGCCGAAAACAGCAACAACACGCAGAGCCATGAAGTGAAGTTGACCGACAGTGGCCGCACGGTGTTTGGCGGTGGCGGCATCACTCCGGACACGAAGCTGGAAACGCCTAAGACGAATCGATTCCAGGATCTGCTATTGCAGAAGTACGCGTTCTTCAACTTTGCCAAGCACTACCTGGTAAACCGGCACGTCAACAAGACGTTCCAGGTGGATGACCAGGCTATGCAGGAGTTCCGTCGCTTCCTTGACGACCAGAAGATTGCGTTTACCGAGGCGGAGTTGGCGGAGAACAACGAGTGGATACGCTCTCAAATCAAAGCTGAAGTGTTCATCAACGAGTTCGGGCAGCAGGAAGGACAGCGAGTACGCGCCGAGTCTGACCCGAGCGTGAGCAAGGCGCTGGACTTGTTGCCAAAGGCGAAGGAACTGGCGGACAACGCCCGGAAAATTATCGCTGATCGGAATACGGCGCGCCTCGGCAACCAGCAGTAAGGACCAGCGTTCAAGATATAAAACAACAGGCCCGCGGAGCAGATCCGCGGGCCTGTTGTTGTCGCATATCGCACGCGCGTGCTTACGCGACCTTTCTCTCGTCTTGCGGGTGCCTGGGCCTGACGTAGACTTCTCCGCCACGGATATCCGTGTTGTAGAGCTTGATCTGTTGTTCAGCAGGGCCAGCCACCACACGCCCGGTTCGTAAGTCGAATTGCGAGCCGTGCCACGGACACTGCACGGTACAACCGATGAGCGCTCCGTCCGAGAGCGGCCCGCCACGGTGCGTACAGTGGTCTGAAAACGCGAATACGCCGTCACCGCATTTTCCGATCGCCACCCGCTCGTTGTCGACGCGCACGAGCATCAGTTGCCCTTCGCCGAGTTCAGATTGATTGCAGGCGGGACGGTCCCACGCCTTCAGTTCGCGCTCCTTCCATTTGCCGGCGTTCGCGTAGCGCCGGTCCACGCCAATCTGGTTGCGATACACCAGCGTCCCTCCGAGCCAGCCAGAAAACAGGATCAGAGCAACCCCCAGAAAGCTCACGATCAGCGCCACTCTGTCCGGAGCGTCATACGGGCCGCCCCTGCGCCATGCGACGTAGATGAATAGCAGCAGTCCCAGCGAGTTCAGTCCGCCATGGATGAAGCCTCGCTGCTTGGCACTGGAATTCGGCGGCACTACGCTGAGCAGGTCGGTTACGCCTGCAATGGCCGCGGCAACGGCGCCTATACAACCTCCGATGACAGCGTAGAAACCCGCCGCCCAGAGCAGGTTGTTGTTTGTTGAGGTGGCGATCAGGTCGAATATCAGGCTGGCTACCCACAGTCCGATCGGGAACGTGACCAGGATGGGATGAAGCGGGTGCGACCCAAGATGCGCACGCGATCGCATATGTTCTCCTCCGGCCTCGAACAGGAAACCGACAGCCGCGGATCCCTGCAAACGTAGCACTTAGATGGATTCAGAATGCGTGGAGCGGGATGGCTGTTACGAGTTCGCTGATGTGGCGTTGGTTCGATCCCGCCCGGTTATCGTGCAATCAAAACAGGTTTAGCTGAGTTCGGCGAAACCGCCTTGGTCAGTTCTCACCTTGATGAGTACAATCACTCTTGATGCCTTCGAACTGGCTTTTTTGGATACTCTTCAATGTCTTCGTTCTTGCAATGTTGGCGCTCGACCTTGGCGTTTTCAATCGCAAGGCTCACGTCGTACGCTTCCGGGAAGCAATAACGTGGACGGTTGTCTGGATTTCGCTGGCTGCTGTCTTCGCCGTATTGCTGTACTTCTTCGGCCATACAATGACAGGCCACGCCAACCGCCCGAGTCAGGAACTCTCGCTGGAGTTCATTACGGGCTACCTCATCGAGGAGGCGCTCAGCGTAGATAACCTCTTCGTCTTTTTGCTGATTTTTCGCTACTTCAAAGTTCCCGGCGAATTCCAGCACAAGGTGTTGTTCTGGGGGATCATCGGTGCCCTGGTGATGCGCGCCCTGTTCATCGCCGCCGGCGTGTCGCTCATCACGCGCTTCCACTGGATCATCTACGTTTTTGGCGTATTCCTCATTTACACCGGCATCAAGCTCTTCACGCAGAAGGAAGCGGAAATCGATCCGGGCAAGAATCCGCTTGTCAGTTTTTTCCGCAAATATATGCGGGTTACGCCCGAGTTCGAGGGCGGCAGGTTCTTTGTTCAAAAGCATGGACGAGGCTACGCCACGCCGTTGGCGCTGGTCCTGCTCGTAGTGGAGACCACGGACGTTATCTTCGCAGCCGATTCCATCCCTGCGATCCTGGCCATCACGCGTGAGCCGTTCATCGTTTACACATCGAACGTCTTCGCGATCCTGGGGTTGCGGTCGCTGTACTTCGCGCTGTCGGGGATGATGGAGCTATTCCATCTCCTGCATTACGGGCTCTCGATCATCTTGATGTTCATTGGCACCAAGATGCTCATCTCGAGCTACGTGAAGATTCCAGTTGCAGTCGCGTTGGGTGTGGTCGCCGGCGTGTTGGCGCTTTCAGTAATGTTTTCGCTCATGTTCCCGGCAAAACCGGCTCCGGAATTCGAGTAGCTGGCGCTACTCGAAGCGGACCTTGTCGCCTTCGACGACGGAATGCTTCAGGAACTTCGCATCGTTGTGAATAGGGTAGTCGGTGCGGTAGTGCGCGCCCCGACTCTCCTCCCGCGCGAGCGCCGAGCGCGCTATCAGCAGGCCGGTTTGCAGCAGGTTGGCGGCTTCACGCGCGCGACGGCACTCTGCTTTTGCGGTCGCCACTTGTAACTGCTCTAGCGAAGCAATCGCCTGGCGCAGGCGCTTGCCTTCGCGCACGATTGCAACGTCCTGCCACATGATGCGCTGCACCTGGCGAACGACTTCTTCGGCCTCCGGACAGGGAGCGGAGGTGGCAGCTTTTTTTGCCTTTTCGGGCGAGGCATCTGGCCTGGCATGGTTCTTCTGCGGCTTGGTCTCGCGGCACATCGCTTCAGCGGCCCGCGCTCCAAAGACCAGTCCTTCAAGTAGGGAGTTGCTGGCCAGGCGATTCGATCCGTGCACGCCCGTTGCCGCCACTTCTCCGGCTGCATAGAGACCGAAGACGGATGTATGTCCGTCGAGATCTGTCCTCACCCCGCCCATCGCGTAATGAGCTGCTGGACGGATTGGGACCAGCTCTGCCGTAAGGTCGATGTTGTACTTGAGGCAGGTCGTGTAGATGCGAGGGAAGCGGCGCATGACGCGTTCGGCCTTCAGATGCGTCAGATCGAGATAAACCACCGGTTCTTTCAGGAGGCAGACTTCCAGTTCATGAGCGATGGCGCGCGCTACGACGTCCCGCGGCGCAAGCTCCGCCATGTCGTGGTACTTGGGCATGAAGCGGTGCAGTTCGGCGTTGCGAAGGTAAGCGCCTTCGCCGCGCAGCGCTTCCGAAAGCAGGAAGTGTGGAGCGCCCTTCAGGTACAAAGCCGTGGGATGGAACTGCAAAAACTCCATGTCGCTGATTGCAGCGCCGGCGCGGTATGCCATGGCAACGCCGTCTCCGGTTGCGACCGTCGGGTTCGTCGTATCCGAGTAAACCTGTCCCAAACCGCCGGTGGCCAGCAGTACGGCACCCGCGCGCACCTTTTGCAGGTGTCCGTTGCCGTCGATCAACAACACGCCCACGGCGCGGCCATCTTCCATCCAGATGTCGGTGGTGAAGCCGAACTCGCGAAAGGTGATGTTCTTGAGCGTAGCTGCCCTGTGGTAGAGCGCTCGTCCAATTTCCTGGCCTGTGGAGTCGCCGTTTGCATGGAGCACGCGGTTGCGACTGTGTGCGCCTTCCCGGGTGAAGGCCAGCTTGGTCCCACTGCGGTCGAACTGCGTACCCCACGCGATCAACTCTTCGATCCGCGGCGGACCTTCCTCAACAAGAATGCGGGCAGCCGCTTCATTGCATAGGCCATCGCCTGCGGCGAGTGTGTCCTGGAGATGCAGGCTGATCTCGTCTTCATCACTGAGCGCCGCGGCTATTCCGCCCTGGGCATACTGCGTATTGGACTCGCTGAGTTCCCGCTTTGCGAGGCAGAGTACCCGGCCAGCGGATGCGAGTTCGATAGAGGCGCGCATACCGGCAACGCCAGCGCCGATAACAATGAAGTCAGTTTCAATTAAGGCAGCGGATTTCATCGTGAATAGAGAATGTTAGCACGATAAAAGGGTCGCGCTGCCGTTCTCGCCTTAGTCGCGCGGGGCCGCGCCACGCTCTTGTTGAAGCCTTCCACCCGCAACACGACTCAGCACAGAAGTGAGACTCTCGTCCTGCCGGAGCAACGCGAAAGCAATGTTGCGGGCGCATTCCAAGTTCATTCCGTTGTTCACGCCGGCATCGGTTAAGATGGAAGCTTGATTCGAGTAAGCATAGAAACGAAGTCTCACCCGTACGCAGCGCTCATCGAACAGGGAGTGCTCCGGTCCGTCGGCGTGTATGTGCGCGAGTTGTTGCCGAATTGCCAGAGGTTTTTCGCAGTCAGCGTAGCGCCCGTACGAAAGCACTACGGCAAGACTTTTGCGAAATCGTTCGCGGCAGACAACCTGGAACTGCAGTTCCTGGAGATGCCAGACGGTGAGCGCCGGAAAACCCTGAGCACAGTGCAGGATCTCGGTACCAAGATGGTGAAGTTGGGCGCCGACAGAAACTCCTGCATCATCGCACTTGGCGGTGGCGTGGTAGGCGATGTCGCCGGATTCCTCTCGTCAATTTACATGCGTGGCGTCAAGTTTCTTCAGGTTCCCACTACGTTTCTGGCGCAGGTGGATTCTTCTGTCGGCGGCAAGACCGGCGTAAATCTGGAAGAAGGCAAGAACCTGCTGGGCACGTTTAAGCAGCCAAACCTCGTCATCATTGATCCCGAAGTACTCGTCAGTCTTCCCGAACGCGAATACCGGTCAGGCCTGTATGAGGCATTGAAGTACGGAATCATCCGGAACCCGCGAATATTCGAGTTTATGGAAGAGAATCGCGATCGCATTTTGAAGCGCGATCCCGCTACGCTGGAGTGGCTGATTGCCGAGTGTGTTCGTGTTAAGGCGTCAGTGGTCGCAGCCGACGAAGAGGAACATGGCGTGCGCCGCATTCTGAACCTTGGCCACACCATTGGGCATGCACTTGAGGCAGAGACTGGCTATCGGCAGTTCCTGCATGGCGAAGCAGTGGCCTGGGGCATGGTCGCCGCGGCAATGATTTCTGTCGGCATGCAGAAGACAGACTCGCGCACTGCGCAACGCATCATCAGCGCGATTCTCGCTTACGCGCCGCTTCCCAAGGTAGAGGTGCGCGGCAAGGCCTTGGCAAAGCGCATTGGGAAAGATAAGAAGACGGTCGAAGGTCGCGTGCATTTCATACTTCCCGTCGAAATCGGCAAGGTGGACGTAGTGAGCGAAGTGCCGGAGCGCGCCGTCTTGCAGTCGATTGAAGAACTTCGTTATCTGTCGCAGGCCTAGCAATCAGCAAATCACCCAGATGATCGAACCAATCAAAACCGTGGGAGCGCGCCCCGCTGGCGCGCAGGATTCGCAAGCTGCCTCAGCCGCCGTGCGCGAGATGTTTTCCACCATCGCACCGCGTTACGACATGCTGAACCACGTACTCTCGATGAACGTGGACCGGTTGTGGTGGTGGCGTACGGCGCGCAGGTTTCGGGGAATCCTTAGCCGGCGCGACGCTCGCGTGCTGGATCTCTGCTGTGGTACGGGTGACATGGCTTTCGCGTTGCACAAGAAGGCGGGATCAACGGGCGCGGCCATCTACGGCGCTGATTTTGCTCACCCCATGTTGCAGCGCGCCCTGCACAAGGGACGCAGCAAGCCTTTGCGCTGGCTTGAGGCGGATGCGCTACGGCTACCGTTCGGAGACGCTCGCTTCGACCTGATAACGTCCGCTTTCGGCTTCCGAAATCTAGCCGACTATGACGCTGGTCTGCGCGAGATTTGCCGCGTACTGCGCGATGACGGCGAAGTCGGGATTCTCGATTTCGGCGAGCCCAAGGGACTGCTTGGGAAGGTCTACCGCATGTACTTCAAGCAAGTGCTGCCGGCCATCGGCACTGTACTGAGCGGAGTGGGCGGACCCTATGCGTACCTTCCGGCATCGGTCGAAAGGTTTCCAGAGCCAGAAGAAATGCTGCAGCGGATGAGAGCCGCAGGTTTCAGCAAAGTTGGGTACACGCCGTACACGTTCGGCATCGCCGGACTGTACTGGGGGCGGAAGTAGAAGATCAGCCCTGTGGCTGCCCGGCCATTTCCATCTGCTGGGGCTGCGTGCTCTCGGTGCGAAAGCTGTCAGCCAGCGCCTCTTCCACCGTGTACCGAATGACCGTTTCGTAGTCTCGCCCAAGAAACTTGCGCAAGCGCGTTGTATCCATGGTGTATGACCCAATCATGTACGGCAACGCCTGCGGCGGTATCGCCGAAATTCCAAGATTCCACAACAACCTGAGAACGAAGCGACACGCCCAGCGGCCGGGCATGCGGACCACCTTCGCGTTCGCGATTTCGGCGCAGCGGGCGAGAGTGATGGGTTCACCCCTTGCAGCGACATTCAGGATGGTTGTCTCCGGGCTGCTTTCGTCGCGGTGCAGGATGTGTGCGAGCAGCCGCGCCATGTCGTCAACATGGACGAACTGGTATCGCTTTTCGGGATAACTCCGCCCGAACGGGAGCATGAGGGGGAGGCGTTTGCCGCTGGCTCGCAACCGCTCGCCGCGCTTGCCTTTGCCCGTTGGCGTGCCTCGCAGGGCACCGACAAGGTAGTTCTGCATACTCGCCCCGGTGAATATGTGCGGACGAAGGATATACGTGCTGCACTCACCGAGCGTTTCGGTCCTGTAGCGAACGACCTCATCGCTCTGCTGCTTGTGAATGGCGTAGGGAAGCGTGTGTGCGCCGAGGGGAAAATCCTCTGCGATGGGGCCTGACGTCTCAGGCCCGTAGGCGCTCACGCTGCTGGGGAAGATGAACTTGCGAACATTGCCGCCGTAGCGGTTCACTACGGAAATGGCTTCCATGACGCGGGCAGTACCGGCCACGTTGATCTGCCACATGCGCTCAACGTCGAGGACGCCTGTGCGCTGCGGATCGATGACGAACGCAAGGTGCACGATGGCGATCGCGCGTGTCTCTTTCAGTAAAGTTACCAGTTGGCGGCAGGAGGATTCTTCCGCCAGATCAATCGGCTCGAAACGAAATTGCGGCGGCTGCGATGGCGGCCGCAGGTCTAGGCCAATTACCTCGAATTCGTTCAGCAGAGGTAGCAAGCGCGTGCCCAGGTTCCCGGCGATTCCGGTTACGATCACCGTTCGTCGTTCGGAAATCGTCGTCATCTTGGCTCTTGCGCGCCCGTTTGGGGCGTGGGTTCAGGTTTGGCTTCCGCTGGGCGGCGAGTCGGAGCGGGCGATGCCGGTTCGAGCGCATCAAAGTAGGCGTTGTTCAGTTCCGTTTTTCCCGTCTTGTCGAGCCTTTCAACTTCGGCTTCCAAACGTCGGGCTGTCAGAGCTTTCTGAATTTCTTCCGTCGCCTTCTCGAGCGGAGCAACTCCCTTTTGCTCGACCTTGTAAATGAAGAAAGCCGAGGGGTCGGAGAATGGCTGCGATACTTCGCCGGCCTTCAGGTCGAAGACGCTCTCCTGGGCGACGGGCAGCGATCCGCGCCGGCGCGCCCCGACTTTTACAGGAGGTTGCTGAACGGTCGTGGCACTGCGCTCGAAGGCTTCCTTCTGCAACTTCTCCGGATCCTCGCCGGCGACCCAGCGGTCGCGGACTTTCTGGGCGTGGGCTTTCTCGTCTTCTTCATCGACGGGTTGTTCTTTGCTGGCTGTGCGGCGGGGCACGATGATGCGCTCCAGCGTCGCTTCCTCGAACTTGGGCAGGTTTTCGCGGTAATAAGTTTCGACCTCGCCCGGCTTGGCATGCGAAGCCTGCTCCTGCAGGTGGCGTCCCAACTCTTGCGCCATCAGCTGCAAGGTCATGAAGCGGATCAACTCTTGAACTTCCGCATTCTTGTCGAGCCCCAGGCGCTTTGCCTCATTGCTGTAGAGAACGAGCCGACCGAGGTTCTGTGCGAAGTTGCGCATCTGCACGTCGTTAACGTTGGGCCCCGCGGCTTTTGTCAGGCGCTCGAACTCGGCACGCGTGACGACCTGGCGGCAGCCTCCGGCCTGCTTGGCCGCGGTACTCGGATCACACGAGCCGGTCACGGTAATAACCGGAGCATCTGGCGGTACAACGGCTTTCGGCAACGGTGCACTGCCGGTTTTCGCGGGAGGTTTCTGAGCAGGAGCTTCCTGCGCTCTTGCGGCGGATGCCTTCGCCGGAGGAGCTGTGCTGGGAGGCGCAGTCTGGGCCGTAACAAACGAGGAGCAGGCAAGTGCAGCTAGCAGAACGAGGCGTCGAGTGCTCACGGAACCTCCGGCAACTGAGTGCGCCGGAAATCGTAGCACAGGGTTTCGTTTCACTGTATGTGTCATTGGACAATAACGAACTAGGGACTTGCGAACTGGTCTGAGAACTCAGTGCAGTGTTGGCTTAATACAGGTGACAAGGTAATCTCCTTCGTATGGCCGACGACGTACTCAGTGGGAATGCAATGCGCGCCGAGAAGCGGGAAGTCGCGCGCAATTCCGTCGTTGTTGCACTTCTCATTACTGGCCTTAAGTTTGTTGTCGGCGTGACGACAGGATCGTTGGGCATAATGTCGGAGGCGCTTCATTCGGCGCTGGACTTGGTCGCCGCCGTCGTGACCATGATGTCGGTCCGCGTGAGCGACAAACCGGCGGATGCCGACCATCAATATGGCCACGGCAAGGTCGAGAATTTTTCCGCATTTATAGAAACTGGACTGCTACTGCTGACCTGCGTCTGGATCGTGTGGGAAGCCTTCAAGCGCTTGTTCTTCCAAACGGTTGAGATTGAGCCCAGCGCATGGGCGTTCTATGTCATGTTCTTCTCGATCGGTATGGACTTCTGGCGCTCGCGGGCGCTGAAGCGTGTCGCGGATAAGTACGATAGCCAGGCTCTGCATGCCGACGCATTGCATTTCAGAACGGATATATGGTCGAGCAGCGTGGTCGTTGCTGGCCTTGTGTTGGTGTGGGCCGGACGAACCTTCCATCACGAATGGCTGATGAAGGCTGATCCTATCGCCGCACTCGGCGTGGCCGGGGTCGTGGTGTACGTGAGTTGGCGATTGGCCCGGCAAACGATTGACTCGCTGCTGGACGCCGCTCCAGCAGGAGTGCGCGCCCAGATCATCGCCCAGGTGGAAGCCGTTCCGGGTGTGCTCGAGATCGGGCGCGTGCGGATTCGCAAGGCCGGGAACCGCTGTTTCTGCGATCTTTCGGTCGCTCTGGCGCGCAACGTCACGTTCCAGAAATCAGAGCAGGTGGTTCTGGAAGTCACGCAGGCGGTCCATCGCGTCCTGAAGGAAGCAGACGTGATGGTGAACGCCGTTCCACAGGCACTACACACGGAGAACCTCTTCGACCGTATACGCGCCGCTGCGTTGCACAAGAACTTCATGGTGCATGACATCAGCGTGCAGGACCTGGGAGGAAGTCTTCACGTCGAGCAGCACGTCGAACTCGACGAGCGCCTCACGCTCGTAGACGCGCACGATCGCGTTACCTCGCTTGAGTCCGAGATTCGCAACTCAGTGCCGGAAATAGCTTCGATCCTCACGCACATAGAGAGCGAGCCTGCGACCATCGAGACCAGCGACGAGATCGTTCAGGATCGGGACCTGGAGCGAAAGATGAAGGATATCGGCACAGAGTTTCCGGAGATTGTGGATGTTCACGAAGTGGTAGTAAAGAGAGTACGCGACCACCTCTATGTATCCTGCCATGTCACGATGAACGATGAATTGCCACTCGCCAGGGTCCATGACGTGCAGACCGCGCTGGAGATCCGTTTCAAGCAAGCTGCACCGAAACTCTTTCGCGTGCTGATCCACCCCGAGCCGCAAACCGACAACCGGAGATAATCGCGGCCTCAGGCTATTCTGTTACGGCGATCCAAGTGACGGTCAATCGCCGCTATTGTGTGAACTCAAGGAGCAATCATGGTAACCGCAAGCGCCAAGTGGACGGATAAAGAACGTTTCATCGGTATCGCATCGAGCGGACATGGGATCGTGGTTGATGCCGGTAATGACAAGACTGGCTGCGGCCCTATGGAACTGGTCCTCATCGGCCTGTGTAGTTGCACGGCTACCGACGTCGTCAGCATTCTCGGGAAGAAGCGCGAGCCGTTCACCAGCCTCGAAGTGCGTGCCGAAGCTGAGCGCGCAACCGAGGTCCCGATGGTCTATACGAGCATTCGTCTCGTTTATCGGGTAGGCGGCAACGTGAGCCGCAAGGCAGTGGAAGATGCCGTTCGATTATCCAAGGACAAGTACTGCTCAGTTTCGCAGATGCTCCAAAGCACAGCCGCGATCACGTTCGATATCGAAATGCAAGACGCGGAGTGACCGGCACGCGTCCTGCACAACCATTTTGTTCATCATGCCTACATGCAATCAAGCACACGAATTTACGAGGCGTGCTTATGCGCAACACATTTTCTTCATCCTTTGCACGTCCGGGTGAATCCATTGCTGCATGTAGAAAATTTTACGATTTCTGTGCCGAGTCCGGTGCAACATGGAGTGCGGATGTCTGAACAGAAGAAGGTGGTAATCTTCACTCCGCCCGGTTGACCGCCGTGCCACGTGCTGAAGGCCTTCCTCGCGGAGCGAGGGATTGAGTACATCGACAGAGATGTCAGCATCGACCAGTCAGCCGTTTTCGAACTGGTACGCACCTATAACAGCCGCTCCACTCCTACAGTCGTCATCGGAGACGAGGTACTGATCGGATTTGATCCGGAACAAATCGAAAAACTGCTCGCACAGTAAATCGCAAACTAAATCGCGCGCTAAATCGCACACGCTGCGTGGTTATTTTTTAATTGCAGCGGCTACGCTGTTCTGGGGAATTTCCGCGACGCTGGGGAGGGCCGTGTTCACGGGCCGCCTTTCACTTGGCTCGCAACCGGTACAACCCATTGAACCGCTCATGCTGGCGCAGAGCCGCACGACAATCTCATTTCTACTGCTTACGCCCATTCTTCTGATGAATCGAGGCTGGGCCGGACTGCGCCTCAGCAGGCGCGAGATCGCTCAGTGCATGTTGCTCGGAACGGTGGGAGTGGCGTCGTCGAATTACTTTTACTATCTCGCGATCCAGAGGACGACGGTTGCGACCGCCATTATCCTGCAATACACTGCGCCGGTCTTCGTGTTGCTCTACATGCTCTTGCGGGGGGAACAACACGCGACGGTGCAGCGTGTTTCGGGCGTCACGCTGGCCGTGGTGGGCTCGGTGTTTGCCATCGGCGCTATAGGGTGGACGGGGCATTTCCCCTGGGTAACG
This genomic interval from Clostridia bacterium contains the following:
- a CDS encoding cation-efflux pump, with the translated sequence MADDVLSGNAMRAEKREVARNSVVVALLITGLKFVVGVTTGSLGIMSEALHSALDLVAAVVTMMSVRVSDKPADADHQYGHGKVENFSAFIETGLLLLTCVWIVWEAFKRLFFQTVEIEPSAWAFYVMFFSIGMDFWRSRALKRVADKYDSQALHADALHFRTDIWSSSVVVAGLVLVWAGRTFHHEWLMKADPIAALGVAGVVVYVSWRLARQTIDSLLDAAPAGVRAQIIAQVEAVPGVLEIGRVRIRKAGNRCFCDLSVALARNVTFQKSEQVVLEVTQAVHRVLKEADVMVNAVPQALHTENLFDRIRAAALHKNFMVHDISVQDLGGSLHVEQHVELDERLTLVDAHDRVTSLESEIRNSVPEIASILTHIESEPATIETSDEIVQDRDLERKMKDIGTEFPEIVDVHEVVVKRVRDHLYVSCHVTMNDELPLARVHDVQTALEIRFKQAAPKLFRVLIHPEPQTDNRR
- a CDS encoding OsmC family protein — translated: MVTASAKWTDKERFIGIASSGHGIVVDAGNDKTGCGPMELVLIGLCSCTATDVVSILGKKREPFTSLEVRAEAERATEVPMVYTSIRLVYRVGGNVSRKAVEDAVRLSKDKYCSVSQMLQSTAAITFDIEMQDAE
- a CDS encoding glutaredoxin family protein, with translation MLKAFLAERGIEYIDRDVSIDQSAVFELVRTYNSRSTPTVVIGDEVLIGFDPEQIEKLLAQ
- a CDS encoding DMT family transporter, with translation MIRNKSKNCSHSKSQTKSRAKSHTLRGYFLIAAATLFWGISATLGRAVFTGRLSLGSQPVQPIEPLMLAQSRTTISFLLLTPILLMNRGWAGLRLSRREIAQCMLLGTVGVASSNYFYYLAIQRTTVATAIILQYTAPVFVLLYMLLRGEQHATVQRVSGVTLAVVGSVFAIGAIGWTGHFPWVTIASGALKLDSIGVTAALIAAVAFSFYNVFARRLVEKNDRWRVLLYALMGAAIGWNFVNPPWKVMAAHYSQAQWTFLLLFSVCSVLIPFSLYFWGLQYLDATRAIVSSCLEPAFAIMIAAAALGEVVGPLQIVGIVVTLTATVLVQLPEKAAREGALIIEPME